Proteins from one Telopea speciosissima isolate NSW1024214 ecotype Mountain lineage chromosome 1, Tspe_v1, whole genome shotgun sequence genomic window:
- the LOC122638720 gene encoding CEN-like protein 1, with protein sequence MSRPLVPLTVGRVVGEVVDSFTPSVKMNVTYNSSKQVCNGHEFMPSAITTRPRVEIGGVDMRTFYTLIMTDPDAPGPSDPYLREHLHWIVTDIPGTTYASFGKEIMEYEIPKPMIGIHRYVFILFKQKGRQTVEAPPSRDRFNTREFSEANGLGLPVAAVYFNAQRETAARRR encoded by the exons ATGTCAAGGCCATTGGTACCATTAACTGTTGGGAGAGTTGTAGGTGAAGTAGTGGATAGTTTCACACCTAGTGTGAAAATGAATGTTACCTATAACTCCAGCAAGCAAGTCTGTAATGGTCATGAGTTTATGCCTTCTGCCATTACTACAAGACCTCGAGTTGAGATAGGTGGTGTGGACATGAGGACTTTCTACACTCTT ATCATGACAGACCCAGATGCTCCAGGCCCTAGTGATCCATACCTAAGAGAGCATCTTCACTG gatTGTTACAGATATTCCTGGTACCACCTATGCTTCATTTGGTAAAGAAATAATGGAGTATGAGATTCCAAAGCCGATGATTGGTATCCATAGGTATGTATTCATTTTGTTTAAACAGAAAGGAAGACAAACAGTTGAAGCACCTCCTTCAAGAGATCGTTTCAATACAAGAGAGTTCTCTGAAGCTAATGGTTTAGGCCTTCCAGTTGCTGCAGTTTACTTCAATGCACAGAGAGAAacagcagcaagaagaagatga